The following coding sequences lie in one Gadus macrocephalus chromosome 1, ASM3116895v1 genomic window:
- the b4galt5 gene encoding beta-1,4-galactosyltransferase 5, which translates to MMPKRLRFRRRSFLGLLFLFSLSTSALYFIYSAPGIVNEYVFMVQARGIQIRENVKNIGAQVLEQVVRGAHSNNGTDYAYDFNSSESEAPPTTYLPEDFNYLPSQVCPERLPTMKGRLEVNMTEILLDEVEHSLLRADPSLAPGGYWTPTDCQPRWKVAILIPFRNRHEHLPILLRHLVPVLQRQRLQFAFYVIEQTGTEPFNRAMLFNVGFKEAMKDLDWNCLVFHDVDHLMENDRNYYGCNDMPRHFAVKLNKYSYMLPYNEFFGGVSGLTVEQYKKINGFPNAFWGWGGEDDDLWNRVQLANYTVSRPSGELGRYMSIPHHHHGEAQFLGRYTLLRHSKERQGLDGLSNLNYSPLVSRRHLYTNISVSLTRNLAPIADY; encoded by the exons TCAACGAGTATGTTTTCATGGTCCAGGCACGGGGAATACAGATCAGGGAAAACGTAAAGAACATCGGAGCCCAGGTTCTGGAGCAGGTCGTGAGAGGAGCGCACAGCAACAACGGCACtg ACTATGCCTATGACTTCAACTCGAGCGAGagtgaggccccgcccaccacatATCTGCCAGAAGACTTCAACTACCTGCCGTCCCAGGTGTGCCCGGAGAGGCTGCCCACCATGA aggGCAGGTTGGAGGTGAACATGACTGAGATACTTCTGGATGAGGTGGAACACTCCTTGTTGAGAGCAGATCCTAGTCTAGCCCCAGGCGGCTACTGGACGCCTACAGACTGTCAACCTCGCTGGAAG GTGGCCATCCTCATCCCCTTCCGGAACCGACACGAACACTTGCCCATCCTCCTCAGGCACCTGGTGCCGGTGCTGCAGAGACAGAGGCTTCAGTTCGCCTTCTATGTCATAGAGCAg ACGGGAACGGAGCCGTTCAACCGAGCCATGTTGTTCAACGTGGGCTTCAAAGAGGCCATGAAGGACCTGGACTGGAACTGTCTGGTGTTCCATGACGTGGACCACCTCATGGAGAACGACAGGAACTACTATGGCTGCAACGACATGCCACGCCACTTTGCCGTCAAACTCAACAAATACTCCTACAT GCTTCCCTATAATGAGTTCTTCGGGGGCGTCAGCGGCCTCACTGTGGAGCAGTACAAGAAGATCAATGGATTTCCCAATGCATTCTGgggctggggaggagaggatgatgACCTCTGGAACAG GGTGCAGCTCGCCAACTACACAGTGAGTCGCCCATCAGGAGAGCTTGGCCGCTACATGTCCattcctcatcaccatcatggGGAAGCTCAGTTTCTGGGCAG GTACACTCTGTTACGCCACTCCAAGGAACGGCAGGGGCTGGACGGCCTCAGCAACCTCAACTACTCCCCCCTAGTGTCCAGGAGGCACCTCTACACCAACATATCAGTCAGCCTCACCAGGAACCTGGCCCCCATCGCCGACTACTGA